From the Paraburkholderia sp. PREW-6R genome, one window contains:
- the plsX gene encoding phosphate acyltransferase PlsX, with amino-acid sequence MTVKLTIDCMGGDHGPSVTVPAAVNFVRSHPDAQLLLVGIESAIRAQLKKLKVQDLPALTVIPASEIVAMDDPVEVALRKKKDSSMRVALNRVKEGEAQACISAGNTGALMAVSRYVLKTLSGIERPAIASALPNPNGYTMMLDLGANVDCEPQHLLQFAEMGHALVSALEGRERPTIGLLNIGEEVIKGNDTIKRAGELLRASTLNFHGNVEGNDIFKGTVDVIVCDGFVGNVALKTSEGLAQMLSNIIKEEFGRSWLTKVMAVLALPVLMRFKRRVDHRQYNGAALLGLRGLVIKSHGSADAYAFEWAIKRGYDAVKNGVLERLARAMEENAGSLEQAARDASGAGHASPIAGQPAEPYAAQSSKA; translated from the coding sequence ATGACAGTAAAGCTCACGATAGATTGCATGGGGGGCGACCACGGCCCGTCCGTGACCGTTCCCGCCGCCGTCAACTTCGTCCGTTCGCATCCTGATGCGCAATTGCTGCTCGTCGGCATTGAAAGTGCCATTCGTGCGCAATTGAAGAAGTTGAAGGTTCAGGACCTGCCGGCGCTGACCGTCATACCCGCTTCCGAGATCGTCGCCATGGACGATCCGGTCGAAGTAGCGCTGCGCAAGAAAAAAGACTCGTCCATGCGCGTGGCGCTGAACCGCGTCAAGGAAGGCGAGGCGCAAGCCTGCATTTCCGCCGGCAACACCGGCGCGCTCATGGCCGTCTCGCGCTATGTGCTGAAAACGCTGTCGGGCATTGAACGTCCGGCTATCGCGTCCGCATTGCCCAATCCCAATGGCTATACGATGATGCTCGACCTGGGCGCCAACGTCGATTGCGAGCCGCAGCATTTGCTGCAGTTCGCGGAGATGGGGCACGCGCTCGTGTCGGCGCTCGAGGGTCGTGAGCGGCCCACCATCGGCTTGCTCAATATTGGCGAAGAAGTCATCAAGGGCAATGACACGATTAAACGCGCCGGTGAATTACTTCGCGCGAGTACACTAAACTTTCATGGCAACGTCGAAGGCAACGATATCTTCAAAGGCACGGTCGACGTCATCGTCTGCGACGGTTTTGTCGGCAACGTCGCGCTGAAGACGTCGGAAGGCCTTGCGCAGATGCTCTCCAATATCATCAAGGAAGAGTTCGGCCGTTCGTGGCTCACCAAAGTGATGGCGGTGCTCGCGTTGCCGGTGTTGATGCGTTTCAAGCGGCGCGTCGATCACCGGCAATACAATGGCGCTGCGCTCCTCGGCCTGCGTGGGCTCGTGATTAAAAGCCACGGTTCGGCGGACGCCTACGCGTTTGAGTGGGCTATCAAACGCGGGTATGATGCCGTCAAAAACGGCGTGCTGGAGCGCCTTGCGCGTGCAATGGAAGAGAACGCCGGTTCTCTCGAACAGGCGGCGCGCGACGCGAGCGGTGCGGGTCACGCAAGCCCGATCGCAGGCCAGCCAGCCGAGCCCTACGCTGCGCAATCCTCGAAGGCATAA
- the rpmF gene encoding 50S ribosomal protein L32, with amino-acid sequence MAVQQNKKSPSKRGMHRSHDFLTTAPLAVEPSTGEVHLRHHVSPNGYYRGKKVVKTKND; translated from the coding sequence ATGGCAGTTCAACAAAACAAGAAGTCGCCGTCCAAGCGCGGCATGCACCGTTCGCACGATTTCCTGACGACAGCGCCGCTGGCCGTCGAGCCGAGCACCGGCGAAGTGCACCTGCGTCACCACGTTAGCCCGAACGGCTACTATCGCGGCAAGAAAGTCGTCAAGACGAAGAACGACTAA
- a CDS encoding DUF177 domain-containing protein, which produces MTEHPGKPAGLSDPHDIDLFEFARSGRQAAGVVRVSQLPRMLNEVPEEAPDRDTAFTWQAEGTTQPELQDDGTEGPQPYLRLAIHGSAWLECQRCLTPYLQAFNVDATYRIVNTEAEAEEFPLDEDEVEVIVGSRNFDLVDLIEEELLLSLPLVPKHEECPEVHESLVSGVAGTEGEGDEAGLDEADEGAEPERPNPFAALESLKRGEPGDKKH; this is translated from the coding sequence ATGACTGAACATCCTGGCAAACCTGCTGGTCTGTCCGACCCGCACGATATCGACCTGTTCGAATTTGCGCGGAGTGGGCGTCAGGCCGCGGGTGTCGTGCGCGTCTCGCAACTGCCGCGCATGTTAAACGAAGTCCCGGAGGAAGCGCCAGACCGCGATACCGCGTTCACCTGGCAAGCCGAAGGGACGACGCAGCCGGAATTGCAGGACGACGGCACCGAGGGGCCGCAGCCTTATCTGAGGCTTGCGATTCACGGTTCCGCATGGCTCGAATGTCAGCGATGCTTGACGCCGTACCTGCAGGCCTTCAACGTCGATGCAACTTATCGGATCGTCAACACTGAGGCGGAAGCCGAAGAGTTTCCGCTCGACGAGGATGAAGTCGAAGTGATCGTAGGTTCCAGAAATTTCGATCTCGTCGACTTGATCGAAGAAGAGTTGCTGCTTTCCTTGCCGCTCGTGCCCAAGCACGAGGAATGTCCCGAAGTGCACGAGAGTCTGGTCTCTGGTGTGGCCGGAACAGAAGGCGAGGGCGACGAAGCCGGGTTGGACGAAGCTGACGAGGGCGCCGAGCCCGAGCGGCCGAATCCATTCGCGGCGCTCGAAAGTCTGAAGCGCGGTGAGCCGGGCGACAAGAAGCACTGA
- a CDS encoding Maf-like protein yields MPDSLNHPPRLILASSSPYRRELLARLRIPFDVVVPAIDETPLAGETPDITAMRLAEAKARKVADMLPPDETALVIGSDQVATYDGLQIGKPGTHDKALAQLQAMRGREVLFHSALSLFDSRCGTAQTADVVTRVKFRNLPDPALEAYLRAETPYDVTGSAKSEGLGIALLDAIHSDDPTALVGLPLIALSQMLLAVGYPLLETQ; encoded by the coding sequence ATGCCCGATTCCCTCAATCACCCGCCGCGCCTGATTCTGGCGTCGAGTTCGCCATACCGCCGCGAGTTGCTCGCGCGCTTGCGCATTCCTTTCGATGTCGTCGTGCCCGCCATCGACGAAACGCCGCTCGCCGGAGAAACGCCCGACATCACCGCGATGCGCCTCGCCGAAGCCAAGGCCCGCAAAGTGGCGGACATGCTGCCCCCCGACGAAACGGCGCTGGTGATTGGCTCCGATCAGGTCGCGACTTACGACGGCCTGCAGATCGGCAAACCCGGTACGCACGACAAGGCCCTGGCGCAATTGCAGGCGATGCGCGGCCGCGAAGTGCTGTTTCATAGCGCGCTGTCACTATTCGATAGCCGCTGCGGCACAGCGCAAACGGCGGATGTCGTCACGCGCGTCAAATTCCGGAATTTGCCCGATCCGGCGCTGGAAGCCTATCTGCGTGCCGAAACACCTTACGACGTAACCGGCAGCGCCAAGTCGGAAGGCCTCGGCATTGCGCTACTCGACGCTATCCATTCCGACGATCCCACCGCGCTCGTCGGCCTGCCGTTGATCGCACTGTCGCAGATGCTGCTGGCAGTGGGCTATCCCTTGCTGGAGACACAATGA